In one window of Protaetiibacter larvae DNA:
- a CDS encoding ParA family protein: MFHVKHRKGFVTTPSPFDASTPLAREVAEITRRRMALAAQSFPLPEKTRVFTVANQKGGVGKTTTAVNLAAALAQAGARVLVIDLDPQGNASTALGVEHRSETASVYDVIINDAPMAEVVQTSPEFPNLDCIPATIHLAGAEIELVSMVAREQRLRSALESYIAGSDTPPHYVFIDCPPSLGLLTINAFVAAREVLIPIQCEYYALEGLSQLLNNIKLIERHLNPELAVSTILLTMYDSRTNLAHQVVEEVREHFPDEVLETVIPRSVRISEAPSYGQSVISYDANSPGSLSYREAAAEIARRGASKQEEN, from the coding sequence ATGTTTCACGTGAAACACCGAAAGGGATTCGTGACCACCCCCAGCCCCTTCGACGCGTCGACGCCGCTCGCGCGCGAGGTCGCCGAGATCACCCGGCGGCGCATGGCCCTGGCCGCGCAGAGCTTCCCGCTCCCCGAGAAGACCCGCGTCTTCACCGTCGCCAATCAGAAGGGCGGCGTCGGCAAGACCACCACGGCGGTCAATCTCGCCGCCGCTCTCGCCCAGGCCGGTGCGCGGGTGCTGGTCATCGATCTCGACCCCCAGGGCAACGCGTCGACCGCGCTCGGGGTCGAGCACCGCTCCGAGACCGCCAGCGTCTACGACGTCATCATCAACGACGCCCCCATGGCGGAGGTCGTGCAGACGAGCCCGGAGTTCCCGAACCTCGACTGCATTCCGGCCACGATCCACCTCGCCGGCGCCGAGATCGAGCTCGTCTCGATGGTCGCCCGCGAGCAGCGCCTTCGCTCCGCGCTCGAGAGCTACATCGCCGGAAGCGACACCCCGCCGCACTACGTCTTCATCGACTGTCCGCCGTCGCTCGGCCTACTGACGATCAACGCCTTCGTCGCCGCGCGAGAGGTGCTCATCCCCATCCAGTGCGAGTACTACGCGCTCGAGGGGCTCTCTCAGCTCCTCAACAACATCAAGCTCATCGAGCGTCACCTCAACCCCGAGCTCGCCGTCTCCACGATTCTGCTCACGATGTACGATTCCCGCACCAACCTCGCGCACCAGGTCGTCGAGGAGGTGCGCGAGCACTTCCCGGATGAGGTGCTCGAGACGGTGATCCCGCGATCGGTGCGCATCTCGGAGGCCCCGAGCTACGGCCAGAGCGTCATCAGCTACGACGCCAACTCGCCGGGGTCGCTGTCGTACCGGGAGGCCGCGGCCGAGATCGCCCGGCGTGGAGCGAGCAAGCAGGAGGAGAACTGA